The Arachis hypogaea cultivar Tifrunner chromosome 16, arahy.Tifrunner.gnm2.J5K5, whole genome shotgun sequence genome contains a region encoding:
- the LOC112805924 gene encoding uncharacterized protein has product MDTAKRNTSATLKSRIQNGDVVYGMSLLTFSPTVAEIAALADFDFVLIDMEHGHGGLPEALPCLHALAAAKTPAVIRVPDSSSSFWARKAIDLGAQGIVFPMIQDPQSAAKAVSFCRSPVSPAARASRFGLDGHCQKDLLIICQVESPEAVECAEEIAAVEGVDMIMVGPLDLSAGIGCLRNPKDERVMEMVDRVEKKVLGAPRKEGGGPFLGRFGTALDSPEAFRDRGYRLVRVNLDVTLFRNACIQDVINFKSTKLC; this is encoded by the exons ATGGACACCGCCAAAAGAAACACTTCTGCGACTCTCAAGTCCCGAATCCAAAACGGCGACGTCGTCTACGGCATGTCCCTCCTCACCTTCTCCCCAACCGTCGCAGAGATAGCCGCACTCGCCGACTTTGACTTCGTCCTCATCGACATGGAGCACGGCCACGGCGGCCTCCCAGAAGCCCTCCCCTGCCTCCACGCACTCGCCGCCGCCAAAACCCCAGCCGTCATCCGCGTCCCCGACAGCAGCTCCTCTTTCTGGGCCCGCAAGGCCATCGACCTCGGCGCCCAGGGAATTGTGTTTCCTATGATCCAAGACCCCCAATCTGCCGCCAAAGCGGTGTCGTTTTGCCGTTCTCCTGTGAGCCCCGCCGCGAGGGCATCCCGCTTTGGACTCGACGGCCACTGTCAGAAGGACCTGCTCATCATATGCCAG GTGGAGTCTCCGGAGGCAGTGGAGTGTGCGGAAGAGATTGCGGCGGTGGAGGGGGTTGACATGATAATGGTTGGACCGCTGGACCTTAGCGCCGGCATAGGGTGTCTAAGGAACCCAAAGGATGAGAGGGTGATGGAAATGGTGGATCGCGTGGAGAAGAAGGTGTTGGGTGCACCAAGGAAAGAAGGTGGTGGTCCCTTTTTAGGGAGGTTTGGAACTGCCCTGGATTCACCTGAAGCGTTTAGGGACCGTGGCTATCGTTTGGTTCGGGTGAATTTGGATGTCACTTTGTTCAGAAATGCTTGTATTCAAGATGTCATCAACTTCAAGTCTACAAAGCTATGTTGA
- the LOC112805922 gene encoding two-component response regulator ORR22-like, producing MAVIDEKDHHFPKGMRVLAVDDDRTCLMVLKTLLQKCHYQVTTTNSAITALKLLREKKNKFDLVISDVHMPDMDGFKLLELVGLEMDLPVIMLSVDDDPRVMMKGIMHGACFYLVKPVRIEELKNIWQHVIRRNKHDSQEPEKPSNNHENPDSDQSSKANKKRKEQEDEEEEEEDENDHDNGDDPSAQKKPRVVWSVDLHRKFVTAVEQLGIDSNFSDLSLCCVYQGRKGLKLRCSRVYVKWIAESH from the exons ATGGCAGTGATTGATGAAAAAGATCATCATTTTCCTAAAGGAATGCGTGTTCTTGCTGTTGATGATGACCGAACATGTCTTATGGTTTTGAAGACTTTACTCCAGAAGTGCCATTATCAAG TAACAACCACAAACAGTGCAATAACAGCATTGAAACTattgagagagaagaagaacaagTTTGATCTGGTAATCAGTGACGTTCACATGCCAGACATGGATGGTTTCAAGCTTCTTGAGCTTGTTGGACTTGAGATGGACTTACCTGTCATAA TGTTATCTGTAGATGATGATCCAAGAGTGATGATGAAGGGAATCATGCATGGAGCATGTTTCTATCTGGTGAAACCTGTTAGAATTGAGGAGCTGAAGAATATTTGGCAGCATGTAATTAGGAGGAACAAGCATGATTCCCAGGAGCCAGAAAAACCTAGTAACAACCACGAAAAtcctgattcagatcagagttcaaaggcaaataaaaagagaaaggaacaagaagatgaggaggaggaggaggaggatgagaatGACCATGACAACGGTGATGATCCGTCGGCGCAAAAGAAGCCTCGCGTGGTTTGGTCCGTCGACTTGCACCGCAAATTTGTCACTGCCGTCGAGCAATTAGGCATTGACAGTAATTTCTCCGATCTCTCACTATGCTGTGTTTATCAAGGGCGGAAAGGGCTGAAACTCAGGTGTAGTCGAGTTTATGTGAAGTGGATAGCTGAGAgccattag
- the LOC112805923 gene encoding brassinosteroid-related acyltransferase 1, with amino-acid sequence MATPHDENNGTVSISRVVCVHPKIEQPHRVLSLSNLDRQCPRLMQLVFFYNNLMKNDLSLNSVFNSLKIGLEETLIMWYPGAGRLMMMNPNNNNNNNQSDGKLNLWCNNEGAILVEAETKARISQLGDLSQYNEFFENLVYKPDFDANFSNMPLIVAQVTKFGCGGYSIGIGTSHSLFDGPATYDFLYAWASNSEIMKGISAKPLELPKPVHERGILLSSGNNKQQLSKGSLNLPSSSNFYAHDEHNQPIRAMAVQHLYQLIMQSTAAATLVHSRSEPSENNYQEKWVLKTYHLSAAMIDNLKRKYLSSIKTGSLPFSTFEVLTAHLWKARTKALGLSKEKVVCLQFAVDTRNKMVPPLPKGFSGNAYVLASLMMSVSQLLDHSSHELIIEKIREAKNAVNHSYVKSYIDALELGSNNSLPPLKELTLVSDWTRMPFHNIEFFHGRKAAYASPLATPVPQVAYFMQSPFDVGGVDLRIGFQDGITLSAFTQCFLI; translated from the exons ATGGCTACACCACATGATGAAAATAATGGAACAGTTTCAATTTCAAGGGTTGTGTGTGTGCATCCAAAGATTGAACAACCTCATAGGGTGTTAAGCCTCTCAAATTTGGATAGGCAGTGTCCAAGACTTATGCAATTGGTGTTCTTCTACAACAACTTGATGAAGAACGATCTGTCCCTCAATTCAGTGTTCAACAGCTTGAAAATTGGGTTGGAAGAGACCTTGATTATGTGGTACCCGGGTGCTGGAAGGTTGATGATGATGAAccctaataacaataataataataatcaaagtgATGGAAAGCTCAATCTTTGGTGCAATAATGAAGGTGCAATTCTTGTGGAGGCTGAGACCAAAGCTAGAATCTCACAACTTGGGGATCTTTCTCAGTACAATGAGTTCTTCGAGAATCTTGTTTATAAGCCTGATTTTGATGCCAATTTCTCAAACATGCCTTTGATTGTTGCTCAG GTAACAAAATTTGGTTGTGGAGGGTATTCAATTGGCATTGGAACAAGCCACTCACTATTTGATGGACCAGCAACCTATGATTTCTTGTATGCATGGGCTTCAAATTCTGAAATTATGAAGGGTATTTCAGCTAAGCCTCTTGAGCTTCCAAAACCAGTGCATGAGAGGGGAATACTTCTAAGTAGTGGTAATAATAAGCAACAACTTTCAAAAGGGTCTCTGAATTTACCTTCAAGTTCGAATTTTTATGCTCATGATGAGCATAATCAACCAATTAGGGCTATGGCAGTACAACATTTATATCAACTCATAATGCAATCAACTGCAGCAGCCACACTAGTTCATAGTAGAAGTGAACCCTCCGAAAATAATTATCAAGAGAAGTGGGTTCTTAAGACCTATCATCTATCTGCTGCAATGATAGATAACTTGAAAAGGAAGTACTTATCTTCCATCAAGACAGGATCTCTTCCATTCTCAACCTTTGAGGTTCTTACAGCTCATCTCTGGAAG GCAAGGACAAAAGCTTTAGGGCTGAGCAAAGAGAAGGTAGTATGCCTTCAATTTGCAGTGGACACAAGGAACAAGATGGTGCCTCCATTACCAAAAGGCTTCAGTGGTAATGCTTATGTTCTTGCCTCACTTATGATGTCTGTGTCACAATTATTGGACCATTCTTCCCATGAATTGATCATTGAGAAAATAAGAGAAGCCAAAAATGCTGTGAACCATAGCTATGTCAAATCATACATTGATGCATTGGAGTTAGGCTCTAATAATTCTCTGCCTCCACTTAAGGAACTAACTCTTGTTAGTGATTGGACGAGAATGCCCTTCCATAACATTGAGTTCTTTCATGGAAGAAAAGCAGCTTATGCTTCTCCACTTGCCACTCCTGTTCCTCAGGTTGCTTATTTCATGCAGAGTCCATTTGATGTTGGTGGTGTTGACCTCAGGATTGGCTTTCAAGATGGAATAACCCTAAGTGCTTTTACTCAATGCTTCTTAATCTAA